TGACATGACCAGTGATGAGAAGCGGGTTTGATCTCCCACATGCGCAGCAAATTCCTGATCGAGGGAGATGGAGTTTCTGTAGTCTCCATTCGCGCCCGTGTGCCCCCCGGTGAGGAACTGATCTGCATTTGAATGCCCATGCGTACTCCGCACTGAAGGATGAGAAAATCCGGAGAGCACGGTCAATTCGCTGCGCAACGGTTCCAATGTTTCAAAGCATTTGGTGAACGTAAAATCCTCCCCGCTCCCATGAGGAAACCAGGCCCAGTCTTTGTGAGCCGGGTCCTCGGCCAGCGGCATCGGCACGCCGTCAGGAAAGTAGAAGCACGCCAGGCGTTTCGGCCGGGTCCGCTGTTCGGCAGCAGCGGTTGCCTGACGAGACGACTCGAACCACGGCAGGGCAAGGGCTACTCCGGCGCCACGAAGAAAGAAACGGCGGTCGAGCGAATCAATTTGGATATTCATAGCAAACGTCCTTCTGTGAGTAACCAAATTCTACCGCGCCGGTGCAGCCAATGCTACAGGACATCGCCGTCTGCCGCAGGACGGTGAAATCACTTCGACCGAAACAAACTGCTCGTGACAATCGACGTAACCATTGTGGCCAGTCCATCCCCCTGGCTACGAAGATCGGCGGTGATCCGGTCAACGTCTGACCGATCTGCAAACGTCAACGGTCTGCCAAGGGCGTAAGTGGTCATTTTGTGAACCATGGCGCGCACAAACTGGTCCTGACGATTTGCCAGCAGAAAACGTTTCAACCCGTTCATGCCGTCCAGTTTCTGTCTGTTAAACAGCAGACTGGTCGCATCGACGGGTTCTCCGTCGATCTGCGTGCGCCAGCTTCCCACCGCGTCGAAATTTTCGAATGCGATTCCCCATGGATCGATTTTTGCGTGACACGAGAGGCAGGCGGCATGATTTCGATGATTCTCAATCTGCTGCTTCAACGTCAGTTTTGCGATCTCAGGGTCGGCAAGGTCGATCTCAGGGACCGCCGGTGGCGGGGGTGGAGGAGGATCGTTCAACAGTCTTTCGAGCATCCAGATTCCTCGTTTGAGCGGATGGGAGTCCGTGCCGTCTGAATTCATCGCCAGCAGACCGGCCTGTGTCAGTAATCCACCTCTTCTGTGCTGTGGCTCGTAGTTCACACGGCGAAAATGGTTGCCATACACATCATTCAAACCGTAGTGCGCGGCAAGTCGTTCATTGGCCATGGTGTAATCAGCGTGGATGAAATCGAACACACTGTTATTTTTCTGCAGTACCTCATGGAAGAAGGCGACGGGTTCCTGCTGCATCGCTTCTTTCAAAGCCGAATCGAAGTTCGGATACGCGTTCCGGTTGATATTCATAAAATCCAGCAACTGCATTCCCAGCCACTGCCGCACAAAATGTTTCGAAAAACGCCAGGACCGCGTGTCTGCCAGCATACGGCTGACCTGACCGGCCAGAATATCCTGTTCACTCAGCTGTCCCTCCGCTGCCAGGTGCAGTAACTCGCTGTCAGGCGTGCTGGACCACAGAAACATGGACAGACGAGTTGCCAGTTCCGAATCAAACAGGCGGTCCTCGGATGAGCTGCCGTCGGTCTGGTTTGCCTGGTCCGACCGGACCAGATAAATAAATTTTGGTGAAGAAAGCACGGTTGCCAGAACTTCGACCATGGCATCCTCAAAATGATCGAACTCAGGACGAATCTTTTTGAACTGAGTCAGTTTCTGATCGACTTCAGCAGGAGTCACACCACGGCGCCATGCACGCGACATAAAACTCGTCAGTACTTCACGGGCGTAAACGTTTTCTTCGGCTCTATTGGCACTATCGATAAAAACTCGATTGTGCGAATCCGGCGGCCAATGTTCATAAACCGGCGCTGTGATCTCCACATAGTCAATCTGAATATCATCCTGTGACACCGAACTGTTGACCAGCTTCACAAACTCAGACGGATTAGGTGTGGCACCCATCTTTGCGGTCCTGCGCACCGAATTGCGGGGATAGATTTCACTCAGCGGAATGTCCCACTGCACAAACGTCGGGTTATCCGGAGCGGCATCAACCGCCAGGTCGTACTCAGAGATTTTTACAGATGCGGAAGAGTCGTTGCTTGCCTGCCAGCCAAATTCAAGCTGCAGACTGGGATGCCTGTCGTGCCCGACTGATGTCCGTGAAGCTCTAACACGAACACGAAGTGTCCCCGTGT
The DNA window shown above is from Fuerstiella sp. and carries:
- a CDS encoding DUF1592 domain-containing protein, translated to MILLIALLGAMGEVAADQDDGGAGSAPSAGPRSGGVDESDPAPRTLAELRVEGALRSSYRNQQRPPAGAETPEPNLDGFRTDVEPVLNQNCVQCHGPDIQEGNIRIDTLDANLLQGDDVNWWLEIFAVLSNGEMPPVDEAPLADDDRNRVIQWLSSEIQTASAFRRAQQGHSSFRRMTRYEYNYVLQDLLGLPYNFTRDLPPESTSPDGFQNSSELLHMSTTQFGTYRELNRNALKKATVHGEQPGPVYWGVSFESAAAGEWKKQEQELQKIRETHKDDPEKLEQELERRTAEYQARPPRAHYRNQKTGRTAAASWSYNGAKYARKPTNSRPEVPSVLDYVAVIPAKQKLIVELGNQVPDTGTLRVRVRASRTSVGHDRHPSLQLEFGWQASNDSSASVKISEYDLAVDAAPDNPTFVQWDIPLSEIYPRNSVRRTAKMGATPNPSEFVKLVNSSVSQDDIQIDYVEITAPVYEHWPPDSHNRVFIDSANRAEENVYAREVLTSFMSRAWRRGVTPAEVDQKLTQFKKIRPEFDHFEDAMVEVLATVLSSPKFIYLVRSDQANQTDGSSSEDRLFDSELATRLSMFLWSSTPDSELLHLAAEGQLSEQDILAGQVSRMLADTRSWRFSKHFVRQWLGMQLLDFMNINRNAYPNFDSALKEAMQQEPVAFFHEVLQKNNSVFDFIHADYTMANERLAAHYGLNDVYGNHFRRVNYEPQHRRGGLLTQAGLLAMNSDGTDSHPLKRGIWMLERLLNDPPPPPPPAVPEIDLADPEIAKLTLKQQIENHRNHAACLSCHAKIDPWGIAFENFDAVGSWRTQIDGEPVDATSLLFNRQKLDGMNGLKRFLLANRQDQFVRAMVHKMTTYALGRPLTFADRSDVDRITADLRSQGDGLATMVTSIVTSSLFRSK